The Allostreptomyces psammosilenae sequence ATCACCTGCTCGACGCCGATGCGCTCGGCCACCGCCCGCGCCGCGGAGGCGTTGTCGCCGGTGAGCAGCACCGGGGTCAGCCCCAGGGCGCGCAGCTCGCGCACCGCCTCCGCGCTGTCCGGCCGGACGCGGTCGGCGACCACCAGCACGGCGCGGGCCACCCCGTCCACCCCGGCCAGCACGGCGGTCCGGCCGGCGGACTCGGCCCGCGCCGCGGCGGCCACCAGCTCCTCGGGCACCGCCACCGACTCCTGCTCGCGCAGCCAGGCGAGCCGGCCGACCACGACCCGGTGGCCCTCCACCCGGCCCCGCGCGCCCAGCCCGCGCACCGCCGCGAAGTCCTCCACCGGCGGCAGTTCCCCGACGCGCTCGCGCGCCGAGGCCGCCACCGCCCGGGCGATCGGGTGCTCGGCGGCGTCCTCCACCGCGCCGACCAGCCGCAGCAGCTCCGCCTCGTCGGCCACGCCCCCGGCGGTGGCGGTGGCGGCGTCGGGGGCGGTGGCCGGAACCACCTCCACCAGCCGCATCCGGCCCTCCGTGACGGTGCCGGTCTTGTCCAGCACGATGGTGTCCACCCGCCGGGTGGACTCCAGCACTTCCGGCCCGCGGATCAGCAGCCCGAGCTGGGCGCCCCGACCGGTGCCCACCATCAGCGCCGTCGGGGTGGCCAGGCCGAGCGCGCACGGGCAGGCGATGATCAGCACCGCCACGGCGGCGGTGAGCGCCGTTCCCGGCCGCGCGTCGGCGAGCAGCCAGCCCACCAGGGTGCCCAGCGACAGCAGGATGACCACCGGCACGAACACCGCCGAGATCCGGTCCGCCAGCCGCTGCACGCGCGCCTTGCCGGTCTGCGCCCGCTCCACGAGACGGGCGATCTGGGCCAGCCGGGTGTCCGCGCCGACCCGGGTCGCCCGGACCACCAGGCGCCCCCCGGCGTTGACCGTGGCGCCGGTGACCGCCGATCCGGGGCCCACCTCCACCGGCATCGACTCTCCGGTGAGCAGCGACTCGTCCACGGCGGACTCCCCGGAGACCACCACGCCGTCGGTGGCCAGTTTCTCGCCCGGCCGCACCACGAACTCGTCGCCGACGGCCAGCTCGCTGACCGGCACCCGGGTCTCCCGGCCCGCGCGCAGCACCGCGACGTCCTTGGCGCCGAGGTCGAGCAGGGCCCGGATGGCGTCCCCGGCCCGGTGCCGGGCCCGTGCCTCGAAGTAGCGGCCGGCCAGGATGAACACCACCAGGGCGGCGGCCACCTCCAGGTACAGCTCGGCCGCGTGGCCGTGCCGCTGCTCGGCGGTGGCCGGGAGCAGCGTCAGCTCCATGCGCATCCCGGTCTCGCCGGCGCCGCCGAGGAAGAGCGCGTAGACCGACCAGCCCCAGGCGGCGAGCACGCCCATGGAGACCAGGGTGTCCATGGTGCCGGCGCCGTGCCGCAGGTTGGTCCAGGCGGTGCGGTGGAAGGGCCAGGCGCCCCACAGCGCGACAGGGGAGGCGAGGGCGAAGCACAGCCACTGCCAGTAGGTGAACTGCAGCGGCGGCACCATGGACAGCAGGACCACCGGCAGGCCGAGCGCGGCCGAGCCGAGCAGGCGGCGCCGCAGGTCGGCGACGCGGGCGGCGGCGGGGTCGGCGCCGGCCGCGTCCGGTGCGGGCGCGGGGGGTGCCGGCCTCGCGGGCGTGCCGGTCGCCGGCCCGTGGGGGAGCGGCGCGGTGGTGGACGCCGGTGCCGGCGCCTCGGCGGGTTCCGGTGCCGGCGCCCCGGTGGTCGTGGTGGCGGCACCGGCGGTGGTGTCCTCGGTGGGGCCGGCCGGTGCCCCGGCGTCGCCGGAGCCGGTCTCGGCGACCGGGACGGTCCGGGCCGCCGCCGTGTATCCGGCCTTCTCCACGGTGGCCACCAGCTCCGCCACGTCGAGCGTCGCCGGGAAGGAGACGTGGGCCGTCTCGGTCGCCAGGTTGACCGAGGCGGTGACGCCCTCCATCCGGCCGAGCTTCTTCTCCACCCGGTTCACGCAGGAGGCGCAGGTCATGCCGCCGATCGCCAGGTCGACGGTGAGCCGCGGCCCGCCCGGCGCGGTGGTGCCGTGCGCCGTGGTCGCGCTGTCGGCGACGCTTCCGGCCATCGGGATCACTTCCTTCGCTGGTGCGCGCGTGTGGGTGTGCACCCCCGTGGTGGCCCGGGTCGTTCCGCCCGGGCCGGGCCGGGCCGCGGCGGCGGCCCGACGGCGCCGCCGGGCGCCCCGGCGGCGAGGGAGCCCGGGATCAGACCGTGCCGACGAGCGTGTAGCCGGCCTCGTCGACGGCCTCCCGGACGGCCTGCTCCGGCAGCGGCCCGCTGCTGGTGACGGTGGCCGTGCCGGCGGCGACGTCCACCTCCACGGTGGCGACGGCGTCCAGCGCGGACAGCTCGGTGGTGACCGCGTTGGCGCAGTGGCCGCAGGTCATGCCCTCGATGCGGTAGGTCGTGGTCTCGGCGGTGCTGCTCATCGCGTTCCCCTTCGCTTCTGCGGCGGTGGGCGCGACCGCCCACCCGAACCCACAATATACCCGCTGGGGGTATAAACGACAGGGTGTCGGGGGCACCGGCGGGACGGCTCGGCCAGGGGGGAGGCCGGCGGTCGCGCTGCCGCGGTCAGCCCACCAGCAGCACCCCGGCGCTGGCCGCGGTGGCCGTGGTCACCGCCGCCGTCAGCGGCAGCAGCCCGCGCGGCGGGGGCGCCCCGACGCCGCGCAGCCGCCCACCGGCCAGCGTCACCAGCACCCCCAGCGCCGAGCAGGCCAGCGGGACGACCCCGGGCCACAGCCCCCGCTCGGCCACCACGTGCAGCAGCAGCGATCCGCAGACGACCTGGGCGAACGCCGTCCGACTCCAGGCCAGCCGGGTCCGCTCCGGTTGCAGACCGGGGTCCCGGGGCGCCCGCTCCGCTCCGCCGGGCGCCGCCGGCCGCGGAACGCGCCGCGGGGCGCCGCTCACGGCGCGCCGCCGCCCTGCCGCCCACCCAGCAGCACCAGCACGGTGACCAGCCCGGCCACCAGCAGCACCGCC is a genomic window containing:
- a CDS encoding DUF202 domain-containing protein; this encodes MSGAPRRVPRPAAPGGAERAPRDPGLQPERTRLAWSRTAFAQVVCGSLLLHVVAERGLWPGVVPLACSALGVLVTLAGGRLRGVGAPPPRGLLPLTAAVTTATAASAGVLLVG
- a CDS encoding heavy metal translocating P-type ATPase → MAGSVADSATTAHGTTAPGGPRLTVDLAIGGMTCASCVNRVEKKLGRMEGVTASVNLATETAHVSFPATLDVAELVATVEKAGYTAAARTVPVAETGSGDAGAPAGPTEDTTAGAATTTTGAPAPEPAEAPAPASTTAPLPHGPATGTPARPAPPAPAPDAAGADPAAARVADLRRRLLGSAALGLPVVLLSMVPPLQFTYWQWLCFALASPVALWGAWPFHRTAWTNLRHGAGTMDTLVSMGVLAAWGWSVYALFLGGAGETGMRMELTLLPATAEQRHGHAAELYLEVAAALVVFILAGRYFEARARHRAGDAIRALLDLGAKDVAVLRAGRETRVPVSELAVGDEFVVRPGEKLATDGVVVSGESAVDESLLTGESMPVEVGPGSAVTGATVNAGGRLVVRATRVGADTRLAQIARLVERAQTGKARVQRLADRISAVFVPVVILLSLGTLVGWLLADARPGTALTAAVAVLIIACPCALGLATPTALMVGTGRGAQLGLLIRGPEVLESTRRVDTIVLDKTGTVTEGRMRLVEVVPATAPDAATATAGGVADEAELLRLVGAVEDAAEHPIARAVAASARERVGELPPVEDFAAVRGLGARGRVEGHRVVVGRLAWLREQESVAVPEELVAAAARAESAGRTAVLAGVDGVARAVLVVADRVRPDSAEAVRELRALGLTPVLLTGDNASAARAVAERIGVEQVIAGVRPEEKVAEVDRLQRAGRVVAMVGDGVNDAAALARADLGLAMGGGTDAAIAAADLTLVRGDLRAAAQAIRLSRRTLATIRGNLFWAFFYNVAALPLAALGWLNPMIAGAAMAASSVLVVGNSLRLRRFGQG
- a CDS encoding heavy-metal-associated domain-containing protein: MSSTAETTTYRIEGMTCGHCANAVTTELSALDAVATVEVDVAAGTATVTSSGPLPEQAVREAVDEAGYTLVGTV